A single Anopheles maculipalpis chromosome 3RL, idAnoMacuDA_375_x, whole genome shotgun sequence DNA region contains:
- the LOC126564532 gene encoding dihydrolipoyllysine-residue acetyltransferase component of pyruvate dehydrogenase complex, mitochondrial isoform X2 yields the protein MLRTIIVRNENLLLQGSIRKILKGTAVRSLSSECAKRSAADHRRNSHTLSNGRNNLKQVTWRTNLVRGYCSGFPAHSKVLLPALSPTMELGTIVSWEKKEGDKLNEGDLLAEIETDKATMGFETPEEGYLAKILVPAGQKDVPIGKLVCIIVENEADVAAFKDYKDTGAAPSAPAAAPAPPAPAAAPPAPIPPPVSAPPPPPVAAAPQPMTAVEQRGPRVYASPMAKKLAEQQRLRLEGMQADGPAAAAGAPPPAAHTIPAGAAYVDIPVSNIRGVIAKRLLESKTTIPHYYLTVDVNMDQVTKLRARFNKQLEKEGVKLSINDFIIKAAAMACKKVPEANSAWMNTVIRQFDAVDVSVAVSTDRGLITPIVFAADRKGIADISKDVKNLAAKAREGKLQPQEFQGGTFSVSNLGMFGVTHFCAIINPPQSCILAVGGTQKRLVPDKDSEAGFKESDYVAVTLSCDHRTVDGAVGARWLQYFRQFLEDPNSMLL from the exons ATGTTACGAACAATCATTGTACGAAACGAGAATCTCCTGCTGCAAGGATCGATCCGAAAGATACTGAAAGGCACTGCCGTCCGCTCGCTCAGCAGCGAGTGTGCCAAACGATCAGCTGCCGACCACCGCAG aaattcgCACACCCTCTCGAACGGCCGCAACAATCTTAAGCAGGTTACATGGAGAACGAATCTGGTTCGTGGATACTGCAGCGGGTTTCCGGCACACTCGAAGGTCCTGCTGCCGGCACTGTCCCCCACGATGGAGCTGGGCACCATCGTTAGCTGGGAAAAGAAGGAAGGCGACAAGCTGAATGAag GTGATTTGCTGGCGGAAATTGAAACCGACAAAGCGACAATGGGCTTCGAAACACCCGAGGAAGGTTATCTGGCAAAGATTCTCGTCCCTGCCGGTCAGAAAGACGTCCCCATCGGCAAGCTGGTGTGTATTATCGTAGAAAACGAAGCCGATGTGGCTGCGTTCAAGGATTACAAGGATACGGGTGCTGCTCCGTCCGCACCGGCCGCTGCTCCAGCACCACCTGCACCTGCTGCCGCCCCACCGGCACCAATCCCACCGCCGGTGTCTGccccaccacctccaccagtCGCAGCCGCACCGCAACCGATGACGGCGGTGGAACAGCGTGGACCACGCGTCTACGCTAGCCCGATGGCGAAAAAGCTTGCCGAACAGCAACGTCTGCGGCTGGAAG GTATGCAAGCGGAcggcccagcagcagcagccggtgCTCCACCACCAGCGGCACACACCATCCCTGCCGGTGCGGCGTACGTCGACATCCCGGTCTCAAACATCCGAGGTGTGATTGCGAAGCGACTGCTCGAATCGAAAACTACCATACCGCACTACTATCTTACGGTCGATGTAAATATGGATCAGGTGACGAAGCTGCGGGCACGCTTCAACAAACAGCTCGAAAAGGAAGGCGTGAAGCTGTCGATTAATGATTTCATCATCAAAGCGGCAGCCATGGCGTGTAAAAAGGTACCGGAAGCGAACTCCGCCTGGATGAACACGGTCATCCGACAGTTTGACGCGGTGGACGTGTCCGTGGCGGTGTCGACCGATCGGGGTTTGATTACACCGATTGTGTTTGCGGCCGACCGGAAGGGCATTGCCGATATTAGCAAGGATGTGAAGAATCTGGCGGCAAAGGCGCGCGAGGGCAAGCTGCAGCCGCAGGAGTTCCAGGGTGGCACGTTTAGCGTGTCGAACCTGGGCATGTTTGGCGTGACCCATTTCTGCGCCATCATCAATCCACCACAGTCGTGCATACTGGCGGTCGGTGGCACTCAGAAGCGTCTCGTACCTGACAAGGACTCGGAAGCTGG CTTCAAGGAAAGTGACTATGTCGCGGTAACGCTTAGCTGTGACCATCGTACGGTCGATGGTGCTGTCGGTGCACGCTGGCTGCAGTACTTCCGCCAGTTCCTGGAGGATCCTAATTCAATGCTGCTGTAA
- the LOC126564532 gene encoding dihydrolipoyllysine-residue acetyltransferase component of pyruvate dehydrogenase complex, mitochondrial isoform X1: MLRTIIVRNENLLLQGSIRKILKGTAVRSLSSECAKRSAADHRRNSHTLSNGRNNLKQVTWRTNLVRGYCSGFPAHSKVLLPALSPTMELGTIVSWEKKEGDKLNEGDLLAEIETDKATMGFETPEEGYLAKILVPAGQKDVPIGKLVCIIVENEADVAAFKDYKDTGAAPSAPAAAPAPPAPAAAPPAPIPPPVSAPPPPPVAAAPQPMTAVEQRGPRVYASPMAKKLAEQQRLRLEGKGSGLFGSLTSKDLAGMQADGPAAAAGAPPPAAHTIPAGAAYVDIPVSNIRGVIAKRLLESKTTIPHYYLTVDVNMDQVTKLRARFNKQLEKEGVKLSINDFIIKAAAMACKKVPEANSAWMNTVIRQFDAVDVSVAVSTDRGLITPIVFAADRKGIADISKDVKNLAAKAREGKLQPQEFQGGTFSVSNLGMFGVTHFCAIINPPQSCILAVGGTQKRLVPDKDSEAGFKESDYVAVTLSCDHRTVDGAVGARWLQYFRQFLEDPNSMLL; the protein is encoded by the exons ATGTTACGAACAATCATTGTACGAAACGAGAATCTCCTGCTGCAAGGATCGATCCGAAAGATACTGAAAGGCACTGCCGTCCGCTCGCTCAGCAGCGAGTGTGCCAAACGATCAGCTGCCGACCACCGCAG aaattcgCACACCCTCTCGAACGGCCGCAACAATCTTAAGCAGGTTACATGGAGAACGAATCTGGTTCGTGGATACTGCAGCGGGTTTCCGGCACACTCGAAGGTCCTGCTGCCGGCACTGTCCCCCACGATGGAGCTGGGCACCATCGTTAGCTGGGAAAAGAAGGAAGGCGACAAGCTGAATGAag GTGATTTGCTGGCGGAAATTGAAACCGACAAAGCGACAATGGGCTTCGAAACACCCGAGGAAGGTTATCTGGCAAAGATTCTCGTCCCTGCCGGTCAGAAAGACGTCCCCATCGGCAAGCTGGTGTGTATTATCGTAGAAAACGAAGCCGATGTGGCTGCGTTCAAGGATTACAAGGATACGGGTGCTGCTCCGTCCGCACCGGCCGCTGCTCCAGCACCACCTGCACCTGCTGCCGCCCCACCGGCACCAATCCCACCGCCGGTGTCTGccccaccacctccaccagtCGCAGCCGCACCGCAACCGATGACGGCGGTGGAACAGCGTGGACCACGCGTCTACGCTAGCCCGATGGCGAAAAAGCTTGCCGAACAGCAACGTCTGCGGCTGGAAG GCAAAGGCTCCGGATTGTTTGGTTCACTAACGTCTAAGGATCTTGCAGGTATGCAAGCGGAcggcccagcagcagcagccggtgCTCCACCACCAGCGGCACACACCATCCCTGCCGGTGCGGCGTACGTCGACATCCCGGTCTCAAACATCCGAGGTGTGATTGCGAAGCGACTGCTCGAATCGAAAACTACCATACCGCACTACTATCTTACGGTCGATGTAAATATGGATCAGGTGACGAAGCTGCGGGCACGCTTCAACAAACAGCTCGAAAAGGAAGGCGTGAAGCTGTCGATTAATGATTTCATCATCAAAGCGGCAGCCATGGCGTGTAAAAAGGTACCGGAAGCGAACTCCGCCTGGATGAACACGGTCATCCGACAGTTTGACGCGGTGGACGTGTCCGTGGCGGTGTCGACCGATCGGGGTTTGATTACACCGATTGTGTTTGCGGCCGACCGGAAGGGCATTGCCGATATTAGCAAGGATGTGAAGAATCTGGCGGCAAAGGCGCGCGAGGGCAAGCTGCAGCCGCAGGAGTTCCAGGGTGGCACGTTTAGCGTGTCGAACCTGGGCATGTTTGGCGTGACCCATTTCTGCGCCATCATCAATCCACCACAGTCGTGCATACTGGCGGTCGGTGGCACTCAGAAGCGTCTCGTACCTGACAAGGACTCGGAAGCTGG CTTCAAGGAAAGTGACTATGTCGCGGTAACGCTTAGCTGTGACCATCGTACGGTCGATGGTGCTGTCGGTGCACGCTGGCTGCAGTACTTCCGCCAGTTCCTGGAGGATCCTAATTCAATGCTGCTGTAA
- the LOC126565448 gene encoding uncharacterized protein LOC126565448, which yields MSLNRNLLYVLAICVVAFEFAHGLRINMTMFSNCQDVKLPYDEMPVSLETVRFDRDADGVCDTLHAEYEVRHSSDDVEWELIITTYQCEQQTDKICLDNPKEYIEPMHCDRFHSDDSGPWFFIASSMTNGDRCGRFTGRYNLDAAVMKIKYLEQYIAMGKGTYRVRMLFHIPGTNLDTLNVRGCCEMDFDVID from the exons ATGTCCCTCAACAGAAACCTGTTGTACGTGCTGGCCATCTGTGTAGTTGCATTTGAATTCGCCCATGGATTG CGTATCAACATGACCATGTTCTCCAACTGCCAAGATGTGAAGCTTCCGTACGATGAGATGCCAGTCTCGCTGGAAACGGTACGTTTCGATCGGGATGCGGATGGCGTTTGCGATACGCTGCATGCCGAGTATGAGGTCCGCCATTCGTCCGACGATGTCGAATGGGAGCTGATCATTACTACGTACCAGTGCGAGCAGCAGACGGACAAAATTTGTCTGGACAATCCGAAGGAGTACATTGAACCGATGCATTGCGATCGGTTCCATTCCGATGATAGCGGGCCCTGGTTTTTCATCGCCAGCTCCATGACCAATGGTGATCGGTGTGGAAGATTTACG GGTCGTTACAACCTGGACGCTGCTGTAATGAAAATCAAGTATCTGGAACAGTATATCGCGATGGGTAAGGGTACTTACCGTGTTCGGATGCTGTTCCACATTCCTGGCACGAATCTGGACACGCTGAACGTTCGTGGATGCTGCGAGATGGACTTCGatgtgattgattga
- the LOC126564706 gene encoding FAS-associated factor 2 gives MDNDGLSNEQTEKVLQFQDITGLDDMNVCRDILIRHQWDLEVAFQEHLNIREGRPSAYATESRAPAVINDRFLQHVFSSARISPAREPSGFGGIIRYMFNYMVNFWYSAFSSVLSTILGLFRDQESIPADPLGDVLKFIQTYNEKYPEHPVFYQGTYSQALNDAKNELRFLLVYLHSESTSEAVAFCRGAMSNAQVIEYVNRRMLFWACDMASHEGKRVATAISVRTHPTLIIIGMRANKMIIMGRLEGDCTSEELIRRMDTVVNDNEVWLNQARQDRLERDLTQTLRQQQDEAYQRSLQADQEKQRRKQQEREEAMRVQAAIEAEQLAEQQRKEDIERLKLDLAEQVPSEPEVGAPDTISIVFKLPSGLRLERRFRNTDTMRDIYNFIFCHPDAPDSFEVTTNFPKRVLDCSGDEPGQTLVLSGLKNREVLFVADLEA, from the exons ATGGATAACGATGGACTGTCGAACGAACAGACGGAGAAGGTCCTACAGTTTCAGGACATAACCGGGCTGGATGATATGAACGTCTGCCGCGACATACTGATCCGCCACCAGTGGGACCTGGAGGTGGCATTCCAGGAACATTTAAACATACGCGAAGGCCGCCCATCCGCATACGCGACCGAATCACGAGCGCCCGCTGTCATAAACGATCGGTTTCTGCAGCACGTCTTCTCCAGCGCACGGATAAGCCCGGCCCGGGAACCGAGCGGTTTCGGTGGCATTATACGGTACATGTTTAACTACATGGTTAACTTCTGGTACAGTGCGTTTTCCTCCGTACTGTCCACGATACTGGGACTGTTCCGGGACCAGGAAAGCATTCCGGCCGATCCGCTTGGCGATGTGCTGAAGTTTATCCAGACGTACAACGAAAAGTATCCGGAACATCCGGTCTTCTACCAGGGCACATACTCGCAGGCACTGAATGATGCGAAAAACGAGCTACGGTTCCTGCTAGTTTATCTGCATTCCGAGTCGACGTCCGAGGCGGTCGCATTCTGTCGCGGTGCCATGTCGAACGCGCAAGTGATCGAGTACGTCAATCGGCGGATGTTGTTCTGGGCGTGTGATATGGCGTCGCACGAGGGTAAGCGGGTCGCGACTGCAATCAGTGTCCGCACCCATCCGACGTTGATCATTATAGGGATGCGAGCGAACAAGATGATCATTATGGGCCGGTTAGAAGGTGACTGCACGTCGGAGGAGCTTATCCGCCGGATGGACACGGTGGTGAATGATAATGAGGTGTGGCTAAACCAGGCCCGTCAGGATCGGTTGGAACGGGACCTTACACAGACGCTCCGCCAGCAGCAGGACGAAGCGTACCAGCGATCGTTGCAGGCGGACCAGGAAAAGCAGCGCCGGAAGCAACAGGAGCGGGAGGAAGCGATGCGAGTTCAGGCAGCGATCGAGGCGGAACAGTTGGCCGAACAGCAGCGCAAGGAGGACATCGAACGGTTAAAGCTCGATCTGGCGGAACAAGTGCCTTCGGAGCCGGAAGTGGGTGCGCCCGACACGATCAGCATAGTTTTTAAACTGCCCAGCGGATTGCGATTAGAGAGACGATTTCGTAATACCGATACAATGAGA GATATTTACAACTTTATTTTCTGTCATCCGGATGCGCCCGATTCGTTCGAAGTAACGACCAACTTCCCGAAGCGCGTGCTCGACTGTTCCGGTGACGAGCCCGGCCAAACGCTTGTACTGTCCGGGCTGAAAAATCGCGAAGTACTGTTCGTGGCCGATCTGGAGGCGTAG
- the LOC126565656 gene encoding protein C10, producing the protein MSYLSNFNAETGKTILVDILKTVNQPENSKKLAEAKANSGKEMIKMMQNVFPLVMQVQIEVIKDYGFPGNREGLVQFEQIIREFEREDVDIARLRAQIRSIYLPPININSTNDVLI; encoded by the coding sequence ATGTCCTACCTATCGAACTTTAACGCCGAAACGGGTAAAACGATCCTGGTGGACATCCTCAAGACGGTGAATCAGCCGGAAAACTCCAAAAAGCTTGCCGAAGCGAAAGCCAACTCGGGCAAAGAGATGATTAAGATGATGCAGAACGTGTTCCCGCTGGTGATGCAGGTACAGATCGAGGTGATCAAGGATTACGGATTTCCCGGGAACCGCGAAGGATTGGTACAGTTCGAGCAGATCATACGGGAGTTTGAGCGTGAGGATGTGGACATTGCGCGACTGAGGGCACAGATCCGTTCCATCTATCTACCTCCAATTAACATTAACAGCACGAATGACGTGTTGATATGA
- the LOC126564981 gene encoding MTRF1L release factor glutamine methyltransferase, translating into MMLSTVTTRAAARMGVKLFTRPVVSPIRLTDSFQVHYSGNAGSAVAQNTFPATVRGTQEKWIKRFESEAIPEPETSIVNIIAHVLELSGPSEVGNHQNSSLNDAQMAKIEELCECRLARMPIQYIIREWDFRDLTLKMIPPVFIPRPETEELVELILQQMENQEETLFLEIGCGTGAISLSLLKHAPKASAIAIDQSRIACELTRENAESVGLMDRLRIFKHKLVDDLPQELHTQMFDMIVSNPPYVPSILIPTLDPEVKIYEDLRALDGGNDGLTVIKAILRIAGKHLNKDGVLWLEVDSSHPPVIEEFLTKHGDLMGLRFVASYKDLFQKERFVEIVKL; encoded by the exons ATGATGCTGTCAACGGTGACGACAAGGGCAGCCGCAAGGATGGGCGTAAAGCTGTTCACACGACCGGTCGTCTCTCCGATTCGTCTCACAGACTCATTCCAAGTGCACTACAGTGGAAATGCTGGTTCAGCGGTCGCACAGAACACATTCCCGGCGACGGTACGCGGCACACAGGAGAAATGGATAAAACGGTTCGAATCGGAAGCAATCCCCGAACCGGAAACGTCCATCGTTAACATCATCGCGCACGTGCTCGAACTGTCCGGTCCGTCGGAGGTTGGAAATCATCAAAATTCATCACTGAACGATGCTCAGATGGCAAAAATAGAAGAACTGTGCGAATGCCGGCTGGCACGCATGCCAATACAGTACATCATTCGTGAGTGGGATTTTCGCGATTTAACGCTAAAAATGATTCCGCCCGTGTTTATACCGCGACCGGAAACGGAAGAACTGGTCGAGCTGATATTGCAGCAGATGGAGAATCAGGAGGAAACACTGTTCCTCGAGATCGGCTGTGGGACGGGTGCGATAAGTCTTTCGCTGTTGAAACATGCGCCGAAG GCCTCTGCGATAGCGATCGATCAAAGTCGAATTGCCTGTGAGCTAACGCGCGAAAATGCCGAATCGGTCGGTTTGATGGATCGGTTGCGAATATTCAAGCACAAACTGGTGGACGATTTGCCACAGGAACTGCACACGCAAATGTTCGACATGATCGTCAGCAATCCTCCATACGTTCCCTCGATTCTTATCCCTACGCTCGATCCGGAGGTTAAAATCTACGAAGATCTACGCGCACTGGACGGTGGCAATGATGGTTTAACTGTGATAAAAGCCATTCTACGGATAGCCGGCAAACATCTGAACAAAGATGGCGTCCTGTGGCTCGAGGTGGATAGCTCACATCCGCCAGTGATTGAGGAGTTTCTGACAAAGCACGGCGATCTGATGGGACTACGATTCGTCGCATCGTACAAGGATCTGTTTCAAAAGGAACGATTCGTTGAGATAGTTAAGTTGTAA
- the LOC126563933 gene encoding histone-lysine N-methyltransferase eggless, producing MDTDSAAIISLESDEEMDTAAAQEASTSSVTEKEPEQEVPNKIENDSTTTKSPHNVKNDVVDDTVADIILIDDEEKEISQTGEQKSSENVLSATELPPETSVSEPQTAMKENEDVEMEEIAKEDGERVADCTQTVPAAPRTPEEMEETEPTESKTDEKLPTRRVQKCSNLGCPKKVSELIEAPLFAQSLYSMPAKKQTQLICLDCFQYSVNHYESLCTSLMNEESLYDREMLQDNSEEIHMVLDSSDEESDEPNESESKALEAVMSKDAISLVEKCMNDVIEALWKEKGEKQITIFQMDMVREMQRNEAASEHVESQLRYLKGTLQGVHENIYSVRTTKIDRPELIIEDDMTSGCIAYDRILSMLNLNETLVRQPVKVNETYYGVQSTVLGSWVKCKVTEITDNQLYTVRFLTGNNKQNVLSAKHLAYTWIPKVKLKLGTRVIAKVSSNTGEATCRAFYAGIVLESISKYNRHRYLIIFDSGHTLYAPLTDVRVVCEESTHVWDDVHPNSKEFIRTYMQTCGSMRQMVQAHRGQRLMVEIKQKWYQGKVMETDSSLFKLYFQELDRYEWIYRGSKRLAPLYSRETPTNKFSKFQRRNEPSIEYITIDDDEEELSAKENKIAESPAESYTKQDVQDTLNRATAKKSTVHRLGTNSNKSTNSNGTSTVSNNNVTRAISLNQSTIYIDFDKNHSTGKTVNYTTKNYRSPQKFVLHDCNPHCMYKIPMPLHTYNLLARPLVTGWEREFYHYRGPKKTTVVMYRAPCGRRIRNMAELHRYLRLTRCSLNVECFDFEPDIRALATFLAENVQFECEDLSFGAEPTPVHCVNNYDDTQPPPCEYSTERIPTEGVNLNLDKEFLCGCDCEDDCADKSKCQCWQLTLTGARFTNPYVDPNTVGYVYKRLLDPVLTGIYECNVQCKCRKDQCLNRVVQNSLQTKLQVFNTHNKGWGIRCLNDVPKGSFICIYAGHLLTEDTSNRICEMSENKTGDEYFADLDYIENAENHKADYEAEAYRSDNEDSMQTDNPDDSEESEEEARGERFTSTQDSDEEYTSKTKPSTMVVKTRAQSRKASTTERPTASSVIGKGSNNGVNDEQECVNLIPNLEMNSKGALLNTDQESTLRKFFGENEHIYVMDAKKSGNLGRYFNHSCVPNLFVQSVFVDTHDVRFPWVAFFAYCNIKAGTELTWNYNYDVGSVNGKVLTCVCGERGCKGRLL from the exons ATGGATACAGATTCTGCCGCTATTATTTCCCTCGAATCGGACGAGGAGATGGATACTGCTGCAGCGCAGGAAGCATCAACTTCTTCCGTAACCGAAAAAGAGCCCGAACAAGAAG TACCGAACAAGATTGAGAATGATTCTACGACTACCAAAAGTCCACACAATGTGAAGAATGATGTAGTGGACGATACGGTGGCAGATATTATATTGATAGACGAcgaggaaaaggaaatttcCCAGACTGGCGAACAAAAATCTTCCGAAAACGTATTGTCAGCTACAGAACTGCCGCCTGAGACTAGCGTTTCGGAGCCTCAAACAGCCATGAAGGAAAATGAGGACGTcgaaatggaagaaattgcAAAAGAAGACGGTGAGCG AGTTGCAGATTGTACTCAAACGGTGCCAGCCGCGCCGCGAACCCCCGAGGAAATGGAAGAAACTGAACCAACAGAGAGTAAAACCGATGAAAAACTCCCCACACGACGTGTACAGAAGTGTAGCAACCTCGGATGCCCTAAAAAAGTCTCAGAACTGATAGAAGCACCTTTATTTGCCCAAAGTCTGTACAGCATGCCCGCAAAAAAGCAGACACAGCTAATATGTCTTGATTGCTTTCAATATTCTGTGAATCACTATGAG TCTCTTTGCACATCGCTTATGAATGAAGAATCTCTGTATGACCGAGAAATGCTGCAAGACAATTCGGAAGAGATACATATGGTGCTGGATAGCAGTGACGAAGAGAGCGATGAACCAAATGAATCTGAATCGAAAG CCCTGGAAGCAGTGATGTCGAAAGATGCAATCTCCTTGGTGGAAAAGTGTATGAACGATGTAATCGAGGCACTGTGGAAAGAGAAAGGTGAAAAGCAAATAACAATTTTCCAGATGGACATGGTTCGCGAGATGCAGCGTAATGAAG CCGCATCGGAACACGTTGAATCGCAATTGAGATATTTGAAGGGAACGCTGCAAGGTGTACACGAAAATATCTACAGCGTCCGGACAACCAAAATCGATAGGCCGGAGCTTATCATAGAGGACGATATGACGAGTGGATGTATCGCTTACGATCGTATACTGAGCATGCTGAACCTCAACGAAACACTTGTCCGCCAACCGGTTAAAGTGAACGAAACGTACTACGGCGTACAGTCGACGGTTTTGGGCAGTTGGGTTAAGTGTAAGGTAACGGAGATCACCGACAATCAGCTG TACACGGTGCGGTTCCTTACcggcaacaacaaacagaacgtTCTGTCGGCGAAACATCTCGCCTACACGTGGATACCGAAGGTGAAGCTAAAGCTAGGCACACGTGTAATTGCTAAAGTGAGCTCCAACACGGGTGAAGCGACGTGTCGTGCGTTCTACGCCGGTATCGTGTTAGAATCGATCAGCAAGTACAATCGCCACCGATATCTCATCATCTTCGACTCGGGCCACACACTGTACGCACCGCTAACGGACGTAAGGGTCGTCTGTGAAGAGTCCACGCACGTGTGGGACGATGTGCACCCGAACTCGAAAGAATTCATCCGTACCTACATGCAAACGTGCGGTTCGATGCGACAGATGGTACAGGCCCACCGAGGTCAACGTTTGATGgtggaaattaaacaaaaatggtaCCAGGGCAAGGTGATGGAAACGGACAGCAGTCTGTTCAAGCTGTACTTCCAGGAGCTGGACCGATACGAATGGATCTATCGAGGTTCGAAACGACTCGCTCCACTGTACTCGCGGGAAACGCCAACGAATAAGTTCTCCAAATTCCAGCGGCGAAATGAACCTTCCATTGAGTATATAacaattgatgatgatgaggaagaaTTGTCGGCGAAGGAGAATAAAATAGCCGAATCTCCGGCAGAGTCCTACACGAAACAGGACGTCCAAGATACGCTCAATCGTGCCACTGCTAAGAAGAGCACGGTGCATCGTCTTGGTACCAACAGTAACAAGAGCACCAACAGTAATGGTACCTCCACCGTCAGCAACAATAACGTCACGAGAGCAATTTCCCTAAACCAGAGCACCATCTATATCGATTTCGACAAAAACCATTCCACCGGGAAGACGGTCAACTACACGACGAAAAACTATCGTTCGCCACAGAAGTTTGTGCTGCACGATTGTAATCCGCACTGTATGTACAAGATCCCGATGCCCTTGCACACATACAATCTGCTGGCCCGTCCACTAGTCACCGGCTGGGAGCGTGAGTTTTACCATTACCGGGGACCGAAGAAGACTACCGTCGTCATGTACCGGGCACCGTGCGGTCGCCGCATTCGCAACATGGCCGAGCTGCATCGGTATCTAAGGCTAACGAGGTGCTCTCTGAACGTGGAGTGCTTTGATTTCGAGCCGGATATACGGGCGCTCGCCACTTTCTTGGCCGAGAATGTGCAGTTCGAGTGTGAAGATCTTTCGTTCGGTGCGGAACCGACGCCGGTGCATTGTGTGAACAATTACGACGACACACAACCGCCACCTTGTGAATACTCGACCGAGCGTATCCCGACAGAGGGTGTGAACCTGAATCTGGATAAAGAATTCCTTTGCGGATGTGACTGTGAGGATGATTGTGCGGACAAGAGTAAGTGTCAGTGTTGGCAGCTAACGTTAACGGGAGCACGGTTCACCAACCCGTACGTGGATCCGAACACCGTTGGGTACGTGTACAAGCGTCTGCTTGATCCGGTACTTACCGGGATCTACGAATGTAACGTCCAGTGCAAATGTCGGAAGGATCAATGTCTTAACCGTGTGGTGCAGAATTCACTCCAAACAAAACTGCAAGTattcaacacacacaacaaaggtTGGGGGATCCGGTGTCTGAACGATGTGCCCAAGGGTAGCTTTATCTGCATCTACGCTGGCCATCTACTAACGGAGGATACGAGCAACAGAATCTGTGAAATGAGCGAGAACAAGACGGGTGATGAATATTTTGCCGATCTGGATTATATCGAAAATGCGGAAAATCATAAAGCGGATTATGAAGCAGAAGCTTACCGTTCGGATAACGAAGATTCGATGCAAACGGACAATCCGGACGATTCGGAGGAGTCGGAGGAGGAAGCAAGGGGTGAACGATTTACATCGACACAGGATTCGGATGAGGAGTACACATCGAAAACGAAACCTAGCACGATGGTGGTAAAGACGCGGGCACAGTCGCGGAAAGCTAGCACTACGGAACGTCCCACCGCATCATCGGTTATTGGAAAAGGGTCCAACAATGGTGTGAACGATG AACAAGAGTGTGTTAATCTGATACCAAATCTCGAGATGAATTCCAAAGGAGCATTGTTAAATACTGATCAGGAATCGACCCTGCGGAAATTTTTCGGAGAAAACGAACATATCTACGTGATGGATGCGAAGAAATCGGGCAATCTGGGCCGATATTTTAAC CATTCCTGTGTTCCCAATCTGTTCGTCCAGAGCGTGTTTGTCGATACGCACGATGTACGGTTTCCTTGGGTCGCGTTCTTTGCCTACTGTAACATTAAAGCGGGCACGGAACTAACGTGGAACTATAACTACGATGTGGGTTCTGTCAATGGAAAGGTATTAACCTGTGTCTGTGGTGAACGGGGTTGCAAGGGTCGATTACTGTAG